One window from the genome of Blastopirellula retiformator encodes:
- a CDS encoding DUF1559 family PulG-like putative transporter encodes MAASHSDCDLHVVESSPLSPCTGVCRLRTPENDCVGCGRTIQEIARWPLADDEDKRRILRLSRERRNDPNLTNRSRRDGFTLVELLVVIAIIGVLIALLLSAVQAAREAARKTTCKNHLRQVGLAIHLHESALKKFPVGCIGCRFQAPAAGQPFVPQRFLSWNIQILPYLEQDALYQQFDLSVPSYQSPNREAGANLLTVFLCPSTPDPTELNTTGLWKDMAFTDYCGVYGVEGSGREATDPNSKHNLAPQYLGVMLYEEAMKHRDVADGLSHTALVAETIRRRVTENEWANGNNLFAQEGSTPINAVSGLGNDIGSPHPGGAHLVFCDGHVQFLAETVDQEALNGILTKSGGEVPSDQIQ; translated from the coding sequence TGCACTGGCGTATGCCGATTGCGCACGCCGGAGAACGATTGCGTCGGATGTGGACGAACGATCCAGGAAATCGCTCGTTGGCCGCTTGCCGACGACGAGGATAAGCGGCGTATTCTTCGTTTGTCTCGCGAGCGGCGAAACGATCCGAACCTGACCAACCGCTCTCGTCGCGATGGCTTCACGCTGGTCGAACTGCTGGTGGTGATCGCCATTATCGGCGTGCTAATCGCATTGCTGCTGTCGGCGGTCCAAGCCGCTCGCGAGGCGGCGCGAAAAACGACCTGCAAGAATCATCTGCGGCAAGTCGGCCTGGCGATTCATCTCCATGAATCGGCTCTCAAGAAATTTCCGGTCGGCTGCATTGGCTGTCGGTTCCAAGCGCCGGCGGCAGGCCAGCCGTTCGTGCCGCAACGATTTCTGTCGTGGAACATCCAGATCCTTCCCTACCTGGAGCAAGACGCCCTGTACCAGCAGTTCGATCTGTCGGTCCCTTCCTACCAGTCGCCCAACAGGGAAGCCGGCGCCAATCTGCTGACGGTCTTCCTTTGCCCTAGCACGCCTGATCCGACCGAGCTCAACACGACAGGCCTGTGGAAAGACATGGCGTTTACCGACTACTGCGGCGTCTATGGGGTCGAAGGGTCAGGTCGAGAAGCGACCGATCCCAACAGCAAACACAACCTGGCGCCTCAGTACCTGGGGGTGATGCTGTACGAAGAAGCGATGAAACACCGCGATGTCGCCGATGGACTATCGCACACCGCGCTAGTCGCCGAGACCATTCGCCGCCGCGTGACCGAAAACGAATGGGCCAACGGGAACAATCTGTTCGCCCAAGAAGGATCAACGCCGATCAACGCGGTCTCGGGCCTGGGCAACGACATCGGCAGTCCCCATCCAGGCGGCGCCCATCTCGTCTTTTGCGACGGACATGTTCAATTTCTGGCCGAGACGGTCGATCAGGAAGCGCTGAACGGCATTCTCACCAAGTCGGGCGGCGAAGTTCCCTCGGATCAAATTCAATAA
- a CDS encoding PEP-CTERM sorting domain-containing protein (PEP-CTERM proteins occur, often in large numbers, in the proteomes of bacteria that also encode an exosortase, a predicted intramembrane cysteine proteinase. The presence of a PEP-CTERM domain at a protein's C-terminus predicts cleavage within the sorting domain, followed by covalent anchoring to some some component of the (usually Gram-negative) cell surface. Many PEP-CTERM proteins exhibit an unusual sequence composition that includes large numbers of potential glycosylation sites. Expression of one such protein has been shown restore the ability of a bacterium to form floc, a type of biofilm.), which translates to MRLFTALLLALLPATCFADAVTDFDDIDYWVGSGSNQAAMVIDWGEGSDTPPALTWGYRWDGTATGEDMFRAIVAADERLYAKIDAVVGPYGVSLYGIGYDYNDDGMFGLDDGSVFDANGIAGVAAPADGGMALDSGDLYHEGWFTGFWIYGVAGLDGLGDPTNPYDGGSWTGAVSGMSGRELANNDWDSYAFSPTFNFSNFATNPVAAEVNAVPEPSSLALLGIAGVSLALLRRRRRSANNS; encoded by the coding sequence ATGCGACTTTTCACGGCCCTTCTACTGGCGCTGCTGCCGGCGACGTGCTTTGCGGACGCCGTTACTGATTTCGACGACATCGACTATTGGGTCGGATCGGGATCCAACCAGGCGGCGATGGTGATCGACTGGGGCGAAGGTAGCGACACCCCGCCAGCGCTCACTTGGGGCTATCGCTGGGACGGAACCGCCACCGGCGAAGACATGTTCCGCGCGATCGTCGCCGCGGACGAGCGTTTGTACGCGAAGATCGATGCTGTGGTCGGTCCGTACGGCGTCTCGTTGTATGGCATCGGCTATGACTACAACGACGACGGCATGTTTGGCCTGGACGATGGAAGCGTCTTTGACGCCAACGGCATCGCAGGGGTTGCGGCTCCTGCCGATGGCGGCATGGCGCTCGATTCCGGCGATCTCTATCACGAAGGCTGGTTCACCGGCTTTTGGATCTATGGCGTCGCTGGACTGGATGGCCTCGGCGATCCGACGAATCCGTACGATGGCGGTTCTTGGACCGGGGCCGTGAGCGGGATGTCAGGTCGCGAACTCGCCAACAACGATTGGGACAGCTACGCCTTTTCGCCGACGTTCAACTTCAGCAACTTTGCGACCAACCCGGTCGCGGCCGAAGTGAACGCCGTGCCCGAGCCGAGCAGCTTGGCTTTGTTGGGAATCGCCGGCGTCAGCCTAGCGCTGCTTCGCCGTCGTCGCCGGTCCGCCAACAACTCCTAG
- a CDS encoding PEP-CTERM sorting domain-containing protein (PEP-CTERM proteins occur, often in large numbers, in the proteomes of bacteria that also encode an exosortase, a predicted intramembrane cysteine proteinase. The presence of a PEP-CTERM domain at a protein's C-terminus predicts cleavage within the sorting domain, followed by covalent anchoring to some some component of the (usually Gram-negative) cell surface. Many PEP-CTERM proteins exhibit an unusual sequence composition that includes large numbers of potential glycosylation sites. Expression of one such protein has been shown restore the ability of a bacterium to form floc, a type of biofilm.): MCIHLRLLGLIAAILATCHLASRHAMADFANAIVDYDPGYAASSGYTSAGGTQALGAPTRDTGFGSQVGVFYSPYQSSEIAQIGPGGHLTVSFADPVINDIANPFGIDLLVFGNAFYLNSGGVAGAVAAEPGVISVSQDNVTYYEISGVFADTAFPTLGYQDTAYSGSGNSGGTILTDFTKPVDPSFDATGLTEAAINAAYNGSGGGTGVDIGSVGLEWIQYVRVSLAGGSAIEIDAFADVAAAAAPEPSSLALLGIAGVSLALLRRRRGARVS, from the coding sequence ATGTGCATCCATCTGCGCCTGCTCGGTCTGATCGCGGCGATTTTGGCGACCTGCCATCTCGCCTCGCGGCATGCCATGGCGGACTTCGCCAATGCAATCGTCGACTACGATCCGGGTTACGCGGCGAGCAGCGGCTACACTTCGGCCGGAGGGACGCAAGCCCTCGGCGCGCCAACTCGCGATACTGGTTTCGGCAGCCAAGTCGGCGTCTTCTACTCTCCGTACCAAAGCAGTGAGATCGCCCAGATCGGTCCTGGCGGTCATTTGACCGTCAGTTTCGCAGACCCCGTGATCAACGATATCGCGAATCCCTTTGGGATTGACCTGCTAGTTTTCGGCAACGCCTTCTACTTAAATTCTGGCGGCGTCGCCGGCGCCGTCGCCGCCGAGCCAGGCGTCATCTCGGTCAGCCAAGATAACGTGACGTACTACGAGATCTCGGGCGTTTTCGCCGACACCGCCTTTCCGACGCTCGGCTACCAGGACACCGCGTATAGCGGCAGCGGCAATTCGGGCGGCACGATTCTGACCGACTTTACGAAACCGGTCGATCCGTCGTTTGACGCCACCGGGCTGACCGAGGCCGCGATCAACGCCGCCTACAACGGCTCGGGCGGCGGAACCGGCGTCGATATTGGCAGCGTCGGGCTCGAATGGATTCAGTACGTTCGCGTCAGCCTCGCCGGCGGCAGCGCGATTGAAATCGACGCGTTCGCTGATGTTGCGGCTGCGGCCGCCCCCGAGCCCAGCAGTTTGGCGCTATTAGGAATTGCCGGCGTCAGCTTGGCGCTGCTCCGTCGTCGCCGCGGCGCGAGAGTCTCGTAG
- a CDS encoding ATP-binding response regulator, whose product MNQEVPSIDQRVVRLLLLEDDDADFAAVKRQLDRGSINFDVSRVDTVRQACSQLKKRQYDVVLVDLTLPDSSGVDTVECLAEHTQQTILLVVTGLEDDDLEQEILRRGVCGYFVKREVQGKSILRVIQHALQYERFVRQHLALVDHLRGQQKSMEVLARRLREENKLLKEAHELRIQEEATNFNHLVNHVSKEVVAMLAIESAQSSRAKSEFLLASCQELKTSLESVLAVHDHLVRSALTDQQRALVDASLASSTTLLRMVGEIIQIAQVETGSTQAKPFPCDLSGVIKEVGASAYSLLRSKDISLKWSWDDRFAQVVQCDGQIVRQILVQLLSNAIKFTTQGRIDIRGTTMARDCNGGRIRISVLDTGVGVPAELLEELQAAFAQGRLSGLPTHMKSSLGLSLAFQLVRLLGGEMGVESVRWKGSHFWCDIPVHDLPNDSHRRLNPPRRPQIKRPHFLKLVGNGEDTPVTSTKRHVLVAHPNRPLQLYLTEQLHQLGYTSDVAKDGNEVLAMLRRKEFDILMVDCKLPTYDVFSIAGRVTQLVSQTDNEQPPKIIAMSDRMTLEGADLADYENIDALASIPMEIGKLRATLEECLAREFS is encoded by the coding sequence ATGAATCAGGAAGTCCCATCAATCGACCAGCGAGTCGTTCGTCTTCTTCTACTTGAGGATGACGACGCCGACTTTGCGGCCGTAAAACGACAGCTCGATCGAGGATCGATCAATTTCGACGTCTCTCGTGTCGATACGGTTCGTCAGGCCTGCAGTCAGCTGAAGAAGCGGCAATACGACGTGGTGTTGGTCGATTTGACGTTGCCTGATAGTTCCGGAGTCGACACGGTCGAATGCCTGGCCGAGCATACCCAACAGACGATCCTGCTGGTGGTCACCGGCCTGGAAGATGATGATCTCGAACAGGAGATCCTGCGCCGCGGCGTCTGCGGCTATTTCGTTAAACGGGAGGTGCAAGGGAAGTCGATCCTGCGGGTGATTCAGCACGCTCTGCAATACGAACGATTTGTGCGTCAACATCTTGCGCTGGTTGATCATCTGCGCGGCCAGCAGAAAAGTATGGAAGTGCTGGCTCGCCGACTTCGCGAAGAGAATAAGCTGCTCAAAGAAGCGCATGAGCTTCGCATTCAAGAGGAAGCGACGAATTTCAATCATCTCGTCAACCATGTCAGTAAGGAAGTGGTCGCCATGTTGGCGATCGAGTCGGCCCAGTCGAGTCGCGCCAAGAGCGAGTTCCTGTTGGCTTCGTGCCAGGAATTGAAAACGTCGCTTGAGAGCGTCTTGGCGGTTCATGATCATCTCGTTCGCTCTGCGCTTACTGACCAGCAGCGCGCGCTGGTCGATGCGAGTCTCGCCAGCAGCACGACGTTGCTACGGATGGTGGGCGAGATCATCCAGATCGCGCAAGTCGAGACGGGGAGTACCCAGGCGAAACCATTTCCCTGCGACCTCTCAGGCGTGATCAAAGAGGTTGGAGCCTCCGCCTACTCGTTGTTGCGATCGAAGGATATTTCTCTGAAGTGGAGTTGGGACGATCGATTCGCCCAAGTCGTTCAGTGCGATGGACAGATCGTTCGGCAGATCTTGGTGCAGCTGCTGTCCAATGCGATCAAGTTTACGACTCAGGGCCGTATCGACATTCGCGGTACGACGATGGCGCGGGATTGTAACGGTGGACGGATCCGGATCTCCGTTCTCGATACCGGAGTCGGTGTGCCCGCCGAATTGCTCGAAGAGTTACAGGCGGCATTCGCGCAAGGAAGGCTGAGCGGTCTGCCAACGCACATGAAGTCGAGCCTGGGGCTGTCGCTCGCTTTTCAGTTGGTGCGATTGCTCGGAGGAGAAATGGGAGTGGAGAGCGTGCGTTGGAAGGGCTCGCACTTCTGGTGCGACATTCCGGTACACGACCTGCCGAACGATTCGCATCGCCGGTTGAATCCGCCACGGCGCCCCCAAATCAAACGCCCCCATTTCCTGAAGCTGGTTGGCAACGGCGAAGATACCCCAGTGACGTCGACGAAACGGCACGTCTTGGTCGCTCATCCCAATCGCCCGCTCCAACTCTATCTGACCGAGCAGCTGCATCAGTTGGGCTATACGTCTGACGTCGCCAAGGATGGGAACGAAGTGCTGGCGATGCTGCGACGGAAGGAGTTCGACATTCTGATGGTCGACTGCAAGTTGCCGACGTACGATGTGTTTTCGATCGCCGGTCGCGTCACCCAACTGGTCAGTCAAACGGATAATGAGCAGCCTCCCAAGATCATCGCCATGTCCGATCGAATGACGCTTGAGGGGGCGGATCTCGCCGACTACGAAAACATCGACGCGTTGGCGTCGATCCCGATGGAGATCGGCAAGTTGCGCGCAACGCTCGAAGAATGCCTGGCCAGAGAGTTCAGCTAA
- a CDS encoding response regulator, producing the protein MLVVTRHSKEKISFPQVGITIHFIRIHSGNVKIGVDAPRDIAIVRDEIESDDSTASLIRRQFLRLPREIRHGIRNELHEISIGLHLYRELQRAGHVDEAEEAFQCIQHSLKRLDENQVFQRSPRRAPTSGNILLVEDVANEREMLADFLRLHGYGVRTFANGQEVLNYLKEATPPKVILVDMKMPDCDGPTTVRQIRSDSRIQTTQIFALSGTSPKENGLESGARGIDRWFPKPVNPQGLINAIEAIGVGKSNSNSEQEAL; encoded by the coding sequence GTGCTAGTTGTTACACGCCATTCGAAAGAAAAGATTTCTTTCCCTCAGGTTGGCATCACCATTCACTTCATCCGAATTCATTCGGGGAACGTGAAGATTGGCGTCGATGCCCCGCGTGACATTGCTATTGTCCGCGATGAAATCGAAAGCGATGACTCCACAGCCTCTTTGATTCGTCGCCAGTTTCTTCGGCTGCCTCGCGAAATTCGCCATGGTATCCGCAACGAGTTGCATGAGATCAGCATCGGTCTGCACCTGTATCGAGAACTGCAGCGGGCGGGACATGTCGACGAGGCCGAAGAAGCGTTTCAATGCATCCAACACTCGCTGAAGCGACTTGACGAGAATCAGGTCTTTCAGCGGTCCCCAAGACGTGCGCCCACCAGCGGCAATATTCTGCTGGTCGAAGATGTCGCCAACGAGCGTGAGATGCTCGCCGACTTTCTGCGGTTGCACGGCTATGGCGTCCGTACCTTCGCCAACGGGCAGGAAGTGCTCAACTATCTCAAAGAGGCAACTCCGCCGAAGGTAATCTTGGTCGACATGAAGATGCCGGATTGCGACGGTCCGACGACCGTGCGTCAGATTCGGTCCGACTCGCGAATTCAAACCACGCAAATTTTCGCGCTCAGCGGAACGTCGCCCAAAGAAAATGGACTCGAAAGCGGCGCTCGCGGAATCGATCGTTGGTTTCCCAAGCCAGTCAACCCGCAGGGGCTAATCAACGCGATCGAAGCGATCGGCGTCGGCAAATCCAACTCAAACAGCGAACAGGAAGCGCTCTAA
- a CDS encoding chemotaxis protein CheB: protein MDQIETVCEETMIVGVGASAGGLEALERFFRQVPVDSKFSYVVVQHLPAEQPSMMGHLLGRFTSLPVCLATNELRVLPGHIYLIPPGKEMIVADGKLLIADRTRENGLSLPIDQFFRSLAQECRGKAIGVILSGTGSDGSRGICEIHAAGGYVLVQDAQTAKFDGMPNAAVNTGVVDGIYPPEQIVEQIHQLTTRPQQLPVANSDEPAAQNGVDPSYIAIIRLLRNKFGIDFSHYKSGTISRRIERRLMLNQVYDLAAYADRLNTDEDELDKLYRDLLIGVTRFFRDPEGFDLIHRSVIQELVQNATPQQELRFWIAGTGTGEEAYSLAMLISEELERHPSFVPVRIFATDVHNRSLEVAARGVYTEDNLRDITSERVAKYFVKRRDGYQVSPHLRKMIVFAPHNVIRDAPFTAMDFVSCRNLLIYLRPEAQKKALSLFHFALKVNGVMWLGPSETLGDLGPEFDVQDEHWHIYRKRRDVRLSASDRGAVKVGVGQYGNRALPQTNRGGVAHQLEMYDRLLEEFMPPSILVTDSRDLLHVFSGASKYLTHKDGRPSTDVVELVHPDLKMALLTAMQRCVKEQSPVVHAGLKCSSMPDEDLKLVIKPFFNRTANRHEFLIVFDAQQCDFEERSYSIIELEEGISPEQVEVLEAELQYAKESLQATIAELESTNQELQSSNEELLASNEELQSTNEELNSVNEELYTVNMEHQRKIAELTELTDDMENLLNSTEVDTVFLDREFRIRKFTPGIAKTFNLIPQDIGRRIDSFTHNVKNLALLDTLEQVLQSEEPLELEVGGADEDWYLLRILPYFSRKTVEGLVMTLINITSLKSAETRLTELSEIVQQSSDAIIRFDLDGTIRTWNRGASEMLGYAEKEAIGRPFSMLMPDSCEVAMQSLLREVAEGKPVSDHRTVWLSHGQQALDMSLHITPIRDSKKMVSGASAIARDISELKKAESKIREAVRRRDQFLAMLSHELRNPFAAILNANSLLKEEGVDQSTSDEAREVVEHQLQHISRLLDDLLDVARIANDKLVLHTEVIDISKIVMDVVDCVGHQLETCKQQLDLEPPDVPLFVDGDIGRLQQAQVNLLVNASKYSPKGSTIRYSVTREGGEVVIRVGDSGDGIPVEIADQIFEPFVQAEQTIDRSQGGMGLGLSLVRMIAEAHNGGVEVTSFGKGMGSVFTIRLPLTAAPPSNAAKVGFTILKGTRLLLIEDSDSIRRMLARSLELKGFTVDTANNGVDGLERFHAFEPQVAIVDIGLPDIDGYELAQRVRANISKKVLLVAVTGYGQDQDRRKALSAGFDMHLVKPIDPLELAGAIAPFLGPGDAGHR from the coding sequence GTGGATCAAATCGAGACGGTTTGTGAAGAGACGATGATCGTCGGAGTTGGCGCATCGGCAGGCGGGCTGGAAGCCCTGGAACGGTTTTTTCGCCAGGTGCCGGTCGACTCAAAATTCTCTTACGTAGTTGTTCAGCATCTTCCTGCGGAACAACCAAGCATGATGGGTCATCTGCTAGGGCGATTCACTTCGTTGCCGGTATGTCTAGCGACGAACGAACTGCGCGTCTTGCCGGGACACATCTATCTTATCCCGCCTGGCAAAGAAATGATCGTCGCGGACGGCAAGTTGTTGATTGCGGACCGCACTCGCGAAAACGGACTATCGCTGCCGATCGATCAGTTTTTTCGCTCACTAGCGCAAGAGTGTCGTGGCAAAGCGATTGGAGTCATCCTTTCCGGTACGGGATCAGACGGCTCACGCGGCATTTGCGAAATCCATGCGGCCGGCGGATACGTGTTAGTGCAAGATGCCCAGACCGCGAAATTTGACGGCATGCCGAACGCCGCGGTCAATACCGGCGTCGTCGACGGCATCTATCCGCCAGAGCAGATCGTCGAGCAAATTCATCAATTGACGACGCGACCACAGCAACTGCCGGTAGCGAACTCGGACGAGCCGGCGGCCCAAAATGGCGTCGATCCGAGCTACATAGCGATCATTCGCCTGCTGCGAAACAAATTTGGCATCGATTTCTCGCACTATAAATCGGGGACGATTTCGCGGCGAATCGAACGTCGTCTAATGCTGAATCAGGTTTACGATCTAGCGGCTTATGCAGACCGGCTGAATACCGACGAAGATGAACTGGACAAGCTCTATCGCGATCTGCTGATCGGCGTGACGCGGTTTTTTCGCGACCCCGAAGGGTTCGACCTGATTCATCGATCGGTCATCCAAGAACTGGTCCAAAACGCCACGCCCCAGCAAGAACTGCGATTTTGGATCGCAGGGACCGGAACCGGCGAAGAGGCGTACTCGTTGGCGATGCTGATCAGCGAGGAACTGGAAAGGCACCCCAGCTTCGTCCCGGTCCGAATTTTTGCGACCGACGTCCATAATCGCTCGCTCGAAGTCGCCGCCCGCGGCGTTTACACCGAAGACAACCTGCGCGACATCACGTCAGAGCGGGTAGCCAAGTATTTCGTCAAACGCCGCGATGGTTATCAGGTATCGCCCCATTTGCGGAAGATGATCGTCTTTGCGCCGCACAATGTGATTCGCGACGCGCCGTTCACAGCCATGGACTTCGTCAGCTGCCGTAACCTGTTGATTTATCTGCGTCCCGAAGCGCAGAAGAAGGCGCTGTCGCTGTTTCACTTTGCCCTCAAGGTCAATGGCGTCATGTGGTTGGGGCCGAGCGAAACGCTGGGAGATCTGGGCCCCGAGTTTGACGTGCAAGACGAACATTGGCATATCTATCGCAAACGCCGCGACGTCCGGCTGTCGGCCAGCGACCGCGGCGCTGTCAAAGTGGGCGTCGGTCAATACGGCAACCGGGCGCTGCCGCAGACCAACCGCGGCGGCGTCGCCCACCAATTGGAGATGTACGACCGGTTGCTGGAAGAGTTTATGCCGCCCAGCATTCTGGTGACCGACAGCCGCGATCTGCTGCATGTTTTTTCGGGCGCCAGCAAGTACTTGACTCACAAGGATGGACGTCCCTCGACCGACGTCGTCGAGCTGGTCCATCCCGACCTAAAAATGGCGCTGCTGACGGCGATGCAGCGCTGCGTCAAAGAGCAGTCGCCGGTGGTGCACGCGGGACTGAAGTGCTCGTCGATGCCGGACGAAGATCTGAAGTTGGTCATCAAGCCGTTCTTCAATCGCACCGCCAATCGGCACGAGTTTCTCATCGTGTTCGACGCTCAGCAATGCGATTTCGAGGAGCGATCGTACTCGATTATCGAGCTGGAAGAAGGCATCTCGCCCGAGCAGGTCGAAGTTCTCGAGGCGGAGCTTCAGTACGCCAAAGAGAGCCTGCAGGCGACCATCGCCGAACTGGAGTCGACCAACCAGGAGTTGCAGTCCTCCAACGAAGAGCTGCTGGCTTCGAACGAAGAGTTGCAGAGCACCAATGAAGAGTTGAACTCGGTCAACGAAGAGCTTTATACGGTCAATATGGAGCATCAGCGCAAAATTGCTGAGCTGACTGAATTGACCGACGATATGGAGAATCTGCTCAACAGTACCGAGGTCGACACTGTCTTTCTCGATCGTGAGTTTCGCATCCGGAAGTTTACGCCGGGCATCGCCAAGACGTTCAACCTGATCCCGCAGGATATCGGCCGTCGAATCGACAGCTTCACGCACAACGTCAAAAACCTGGCGCTGCTCGATACGTTGGAGCAAGTGCTACAGTCGGAAGAGCCGCTGGAGTTGGAAGTCGGGGGCGCCGACGAAGACTGGTACCTGTTGCGGATTCTTCCCTACTTCTCGAGGAAGACGGTCGAAGGGTTGGTCATGACGTTGATCAACATCACTTCGCTGAAGAGCGCCGAGACCCGCCTGACCGAGCTATCCGAAATCGTGCAGCAGTCTTCCGATGCGATTATCCGGTTTGATCTCGACGGGACGATTCGGACCTGGAACCGCGGAGCGAGCGAGATGCTCGGATATGCCGAGAAGGAAGCGATTGGACGCCCTTTCTCGATGCTGATGCCCGACAGCTGCGAAGTGGCGATGCAGTCGCTCTTGCGAGAAGTGGCCGAAGGCAAGCCGGTTAGCGATCATCGCACCGTCTGGCTTAGCCATGGTCAGCAAGCGCTCGACATGTCGCTGCACATCACGCCGATTCGAGACTCGAAAAAGATGGTGAGCGGCGCTTCGGCGATCGCCCGCGACATCTCGGAGCTGAAGAAGGCGGAATCGAAGATTCGGGAAGCGGTTCGCCGGCGCGATCAATTTCTGGCGATGTTGTCGCACGAGCTGCGCAATCCGTTCGCCGCCATTTTGAACGCCAACAGTTTGCTGAAAGAGGAAGGAGTCGATCAGTCGACCAGCGACGAAGCGCGGGAAGTGGTCGAACATCAGCTGCAACACATTTCCCGGTTGCTGGACGACCTGCTCGACGTCGCGCGGATTGCCAACGACAAGCTCGTGTTGCACACCGAGGTCATCGATATCTCGAAGATCGTGATGGACGTGGTGGATTGCGTCGGCCATCAGTTGGAGACCTGCAAGCAACAGCTCGATCTGGAACCCCCTGACGTGCCGCTGTTCGTGGATGGCGACATCGGAAGACTGCAACAGGCGCAGGTCAATCTACTGGTCAACGCCAGCAAGTACAGTCCGAAGGGAAGTACGATTCGCTACAGCGTGACCCGCGAAGGGGGCGAGGTTGTGATTCGCGTCGGCGACTCGGGAGACGGCATTCCTGTGGAAATTGCGGACCAGATTTTCGAGCCCTTCGTACAAGCCGAACAGACGATCGACCGCTCGCAGGGAGGCATGGGCCTGGGGTTGTCGCTGGTGCGAATGATCGCAGAAGCCCACAACGGCGGGGTCGAAGTGACCAGTTTCGGTAAGGGGATGGGGAGCGTGTTTACGATCCGGCTTCCACTGACGGCGGCGCCGCCGTCAAACGCTGCGAAGGTCGGATTCACGATTCTCAAGGGAACCCGGCTGCTGTTGATTGAGGATAGCGATAGCATTCGGCGGATGTTGGCTCGTTCGCTAGAGCTGAAGGGGTTTACGGTCGACACGGCGAACAACGGCGTCGACGGCTTGGAGCGATTCCACGCATTCGAACCACAGGTAGCGATCGTCGACATCGGGTTGCCCGACATTGACGGCTATGAGCTGGCGCAGCGCGTGCGAGCGAACATCTCCAAGAAGGTGCTGCTGGTCGCGGTAACGGGCTACGGGCAAGATCAAGATCGTCGCAAGGCGCTCTCCGCCGGTTTCGATATGCACTTGGTAAAGCCAATCGATCCGCTGGAGTTGGCCGGCGCGATTGCGCCCTTCCTAGGACCGGGCGATGCGGGACACCGCTAA